The Anguilla rostrata isolate EN2019 chromosome 1, ASM1855537v3, whole genome shotgun sequence nucleotide sequence ATTTGCAAtcgattttttttcattaaagtcttttttttcttattattatattatcgACTGCATGGGCAGGCTGTCATTCTTGGATTCCAGGATTAATTTCAGTATGCAGTTGTGCATGCAAGTAATTTATACACCTACATATCAATCAATATTTAAAGTTTAACTTTTTGACAAGtgcattttgaaattaatgCATATATATTGCACATAAATATTGAGAAAGTTGACATCATCCCCCTTTGCATTTGTTCAGTAGCTTAGGCCATTTTATCccatttctgttgtgtgtgcatgcacaatAACCATATTCCTTTTGGTTATAAACCATGATAAAGTTCAGATGGTGTTAAGGCCAGGGATGTCAAGTGATGAGGCTGAGAGAGAAGACTCTCTCCTTTGCGGTGCACTCTCTGCACTCTCCCTGCCCATCCATGTGATCACTGTGAGATCAATAGAAGGGGCAAGTGAGTGAAACCGTCTGGGGAAAATCGAGGCTGCTGAAGTATTGACCTGTAACCTTAAGGCTTTCTGAAGTTTTCTAAGCATAACACTTCTACCACACAATGtctgagcaaaaacaaaactgatattccaaaacatttttgccctataataatgatataaaatatggtataatattataataccacattgttgttgttgttgtaatagtaataatgataataataataattattattatttgatcataataaataatacattataatcATGAGAGGACCAGATATTCCTATGTACAACAGCGACATCTATTATTTACTGCGTTTCACTGTTGAGTTGTGGCTGCAGTGATTGAAGTTGGGTTGCGGAAAGTGCCGGGTCATTCCAGAGCGCAAGGCTCCTCAGACAGGCAATTGGAGAGCGTACGGGGGACTCAGAACAAGACTAGGGCTCATGCATGTTTAATCAGGGACCTACCTCAGTGAGGTCCGCCAAGCAGATGCTTTAGACCGGGACAGAACCATCCCAAAACAGGATGGTTGGATGtacaaatggggggggggggcttcacgCCAGACCCTCATCGCCACTGCagctctcttccctcccccacTGCATTGCGCCTAATTAATACCTGTGAGAAAATCGTTAATATGCAGCAGCGAGGTAACGCAAGGGCATCTCAATGTCTGCCGTTGCCATGGCTACCACATGGAAATGAAGCCCCTCTTAATGTTTAATGAGAAGCCTCTACTGCGACCAAAGTTAGAATCTAGAAATTTCCAGCGACCGGGACAGACATGCAGGCGATgtttgcaagtttttttttctccttgtaGGCGAATAAATTCATAAGCTGTAAGCTTCAgacatttctcatttctctaCTGTAGTGAATTCCCTCTACATGTTAATGCAAATTAACTGCTGTATGCAGATAACCTACCGCAGTGAACTGTAACCTGCTCACACATTTCAGTTTAACCATCAAAGTACCTGTCTGAGTGATTCACAGACTATGAGTACAGTCTCACTTCTGTCAGTAATAGCTTTGTCATCCAATACTAATTTGATTTCAGTATGTCTCCATAAGCATATTTATGTTGCCTTCCATTTGAGTGTATTTCCCATTCACATATACTCTGTTTTTAAACCACTCCATGCTGGTTATACAGCTGAACTGCAATAAGAAAAAATGGCTCTGGTTGTCATGGTGGACCCTCCATGGAATGAATAGATTGGGTCTTGGCTGATTTGCATTGCTGTGGGCGCATCAGTATTGGGGAGTGATTCATTTTAGGTTCACTGCCTGCTGGGAGATGGAGCTCTGTGGGCTTCGCATATGAAAGGGTTTTATTAGCAGTATTTTATCTGCTATTGAGTGGGCCGCAAAGTGATCCAGTTCCAGTTACAAAAACAACGCGTGCCCTACAGAAATAGGGCAGTCGTGCTTCAATACAAACAGCAAGCGCACATTTCAGCACAGGCGCCAGAGAGAACACATTTGTGCAGTgtgacagatagacagataaatTGTAACGTATGGCTCTCAGGCCTACACAGGCCCTTTATCAATGGACTGAAGAAAGTCCCACTTTTCTTTCTATTGCTCTTTGGGACCAAGATCATGACATCATGAAATCGGATCCACTTTGGCATTGCCTCATCAGATGTTCTAGAACTTTGATGGCACATACATTTCTAAACTAGGTGGCTGTTTGTCCTTAAAAGCTAAATTACTGGATAATTAAAAGCGCTTTTTTTGATGCCAAATATATAACTGACATAAAGTTTAACGGTAGCCTTGACAGGCAAAATAATAGCTATTAAACGTAACAGTTATTTAGAATATGAATGTGTGGCCTGAAGAATGGAAGCCTATTGCTGGCTTGCAAGCGCATTCATCGGGGAAGTGAACGAGTTTCACTGGCAGTATGCCTTAGGTGGAGTGTGGGTGCCACAGCAGTGACTTGAATTGAGCACAATTTtgattccaaatttgggtgtaaaatagtgattttttttttcctttttttttttgttttaaatattttaatcttgTGATCCACACTGATTCAAGTAGTGCCGTGTTTTTTTTAGTGGTGTCCTATGtcagatggtaaaaaaaatctattgtcAGTTTCAGACAGCAAGTAATCGAGGGTCAGAAATGTGTGTTGTTCATCTTCCTCTTTCTTccaaaaaattgtattccatcCCCTATCCTGACAGAAGAACCTTGACTGGACACTTGCAGTTAAAGGCTCTGTACCAAAGATCTGGGAAGTTGCAAGTGTCCTCAAGAGCATGGTCTGCCTATTGGTGGTCTCTTATTGTAATCCATAACATTGTCAGGTCATTGGTCAGCACTTAAATCTCTTGAGCCAAGATGATGCAGCCTTATGCATCCTCTTTTAagctttaaattaatttggaaGGAATTTTGAAATTTAACACTTGAGAACTAGAATattacaaattaatatttttcacacttcagtgtcttgaataaaaaaatgcctGCAGTGATTAAATCCATTTGGAgagattatttgttttaaattctttAATAGGGCAAATGTTGCCATTTAATGTATGTAAAATGCTGATGGCCAGAATTTTTCTGCTTTGATGCTGCATAACTTCATATCGTGTTCTATTTTCGATGGCAATTGTGCAACTGCTGAGCTCTTTTATGTAATGTCTGTACTGAAAACTTCCGATCTGGCTTGGCACTCCGAGAGCACAGATTTTGAGACTCAGAAAGATCAGACGTAATCTTTAGTGGATGTGACAAGACTGAAGATTGCTCTGAAAGATTTTTAACAGTTGTTAGCTTtggatgtgtgcatgcttcAGTGTAATGTGGGAAGATGACTTGTTATGTGCTGTGAAATAAAAGTTATTGCTGTTTATGAAGCACTTGTTAGTATGTAACTGTATTTTTAGTGCCTGGCTTATTGtcaaaaatatagattttttgtAGCACAAATGCATGACACATATGCCTTTTTATTAAAGTTACAGGAGGGGCTGCTTTTGATTGTGGGGTTTTCCTGTCATTTGAAGTCTGGCCTTTCAAACCAGTACCTGAGTATTTGAATCGCTGATTGACTGTTATCTTTTTCTCCTTAATTTAGGTCAGGCTGCCTGTGATGAAGTCTGATGAAGTCCCCAACTGGAGCTGACAATTACAGTCAGCAGAAAACTGTGGTGCAGGAGGAAGGGGACAGAGAGCAGGCCCTTCGTCATCCAGCGCAGACTTGTCCCTTCCTCTCTGATTCCCTTCCTCAATAAGGCCAATTTCAGGACCGTGTTATGGCCAGTCGGAGGAAGTCAACGACCCCTTGCATGATCCGAGCTAGTGAGATGGTGGAGCAAGATGACTCAGATGAGATTGACACTTCTGCTGACGGCGTGCTGGAAAACGGGTCTTTGGAGGCGATGGGCAGTGAGGACTGGGCTTTGACAAAGGACTGCGGTAGCGCAGGAAAGGAGCCGACCGATCAGGAGAAATCGGAGGCGGATGTTCGGCCGCAGCGGAAGCTGCAAGGAGGCTATGAATGCAAGTACTGTCCCTTCTCCACGCAAAACCTGAACGAGTTTAAAGAGCACGTGGACTCGAACCACCCCAATGTCATTCTCAACCCACTGTACCTGTGCGCAGTCTGTAATTTTAACACAAAGAAATTTGACTCCTTAACAGAGCACAATGAGAAGTGTCACCCCGGGGAGAGCAACTTCAAGTTCAAACGGATCAAGCTTAACAGTCAGACCATCCTGGAGCAGACAATCGAGGGAGCCAACAGCGCGGTCATCTACGATGCGACCAGCCCCCAGAATGGGGAAGACTTGACCACTTTTCCCTTGAGCAAATCAATAGCTGCGAAGATGGGCAAGCCAAAAACAGACGGCAAACGGATATTCCGCAAAGGGGATGAAGTCGAAAGTCAATTGGATGCTTTTACCGCGGAGCTCCCGAAAAAGCCAATCATTGCCATGAATGTGCCCAGGACAGTGATCATCCCAGAGACCACACTCAAAGAAGGCCTTTCTCACATAATGCCGTCATTACAGCGTCCACCCAACTTCAACTTGGTACCAAAAATTGCAGTCCCTCTGAACACCACTAAATATAATCCTTCATTGGATGGTAATGCAACTCTCATCACCTCCTTTAATAAATTTCCGTACCCGACACAAGCTGAGCTGTCCTGGTTAACTGCAGCCTCCAAGCACCCAGAGGAGCAAATAAAAGTATGGTTCACCACCCAGCGGCTAAAGCAAGGCATCAGTTGGTCCCCTGAGGAAGTAGAAGAGGCTCGTAAGAAAATGTTCAATGGAACCATCCAGCCAGTACAACACACGTTTACTGTTTTGCCCGCCCAGTTGACTCAGTCTGCCAAAGCTTCACAATCTCTTTTTCAGACCCTTCCCTGCCATCTTCTTGGGCAGTCCAGTCTGGTCTTGACTCCTGTTGCCAATGGGTCCCCAGTGACCTGCGCTCCTATTGCTCTGACAATAGCCAACCAGGTGGTGCAGGCTCTCAAACGGCCTCTTGCTGCCCCAGTGGTGGCCCCTGAAGTGAAACGGCCCACCATAATTCAGTCAGTTCAAACTCCGCCCAAGTCTGCTTCGCCCACTCCCAGTTTTTCTCTGGACCGCAAGAAGACCCCGGATCAGATAACGACACTGAAGGCTAGCTACAGTCAGAGCCAGTTTCCGGATGATAAAGAACTTTACCGTCTCATTGAGGTCACTGGCCTTTCCCGGAGTGAGATCAAAAGGTGGTTCAGTGACCAGCGCTACCGTAACCAAAAAGGCATCCTGCAGCCCAGCAATGAGTTTCTGCCTAAAGACGTACTCCAGAAGTCAGTCCCCACTCAGTTCCCTCTTCTCGAGAGGGTGAAGGGGAAAACCACTGAGCAGCTAAAAATGTTGGAAGAAAGTTTCCAGAAGACTAGCTTCCCGACCCAGGCTGAAATCGACCACCTAGTGGCCAACACCAGGCTCTCCAAAACCGAAATAGACAGCTGGTTCTCGGAGCGCCGTGCATTGAGGGACAACTTGGAACAAGCCTTGCTGAACTCCATGGGATCTAAAAAGGTGGATGAGGAGGATCTGCCGCAGCAGCGAGGGTCTCTCAATGGTGTGCAAGAAAAGGAGAGCGTCTCCAGGGCTTCTCCTCTCCCTATCATTGCCCCTGCCTCTTGCCCTGTGCCTATTGACAGCAGATCACTGGAACTTCTCAAAGATGTTTTTGCACAAACTCAGTGGCCATCGCCCGAGGAGTATAATCAGCTGGAGGTTCAAACAGGCCTGGCTCGCACAGAAATAGTCCGGTGGTTCAAGGACAACCGAGCGGCCCTGAAGAATGGGACCCTGGAGTGGATGGACCATCCCCAGAAGCAGAGCAGCAATGGGCGAAACGGGCAGAGCTCGTTGACAAGCGCAGAGCGTGCCCAGAGCGTCCTTCAGCAGTACTTCCGGGAAGTGAAGACCTTGAGCGGGGAGGACGTTGAGAAGCTGTCGGAACGGTCAAAGCTGAGCAGCCAGGAAATCACAGACTGGTTTGCCAGCAAGCTGATACAGAATGCGTCTGAGGCCAACAAGGGTGATGATCAACACAGACAGGCACGAGAGGGTCACGGGAGCTGCTTGAAGGAGAATGAGGGGATGACAAATAGGAACACTGGCCTGGAACAGGAGCTGGTCTCTAATGCTGAGGGAGTGATGGGAGAAATCTCTGGCAGAGTGATGGGATGAAGTGTTCAAAGTAAGTTATTTTTCTTAAGGTGGCATAACTTCCTCTCTTGTGATGAATTTCTGCTCTAAACTGCTTTGTTTCACCCTGACGCTTGAGTGAGTCGAGTGGGTTCTATGTAACAATATAAAACAATCCTCCATTACTTCCTTTAATGTTAAAGCTGATAGCTGAAGAGGGAACAAATATGTCTGTTGTTAGTTCACTTTGCCTGAAAGGGAGACCATTAACAATCCAAGAGAAATGCTATAGCTGTACCCTGGCTACCCAGAATGCTGGCAGGGCACAATTCAGTCGGATTGCACCTTCAGAAAAGCAGCTTGGCAGGGAAATGCCCAGCACAGccaagctctgtgtgtgaggataTTGCACATTCTCTTCACGTAGTGGCATTTTCCAGGTGATGAGCAACTCTCCAGTTTtccagctgttctgacctcagTGGGTGGCTGCTCACCCATGAGCTGGAACTGCTGTAAGCCTCACAGTCTCTGTCATCAGGAACATGTTAACAAGTGTATGTACACATCCCTCAATGGGACTATCAATAATGTGTAGACGGCAGTGTTGAATGTGTGCTGTAATTTTGCCTTTTGCAGGTCTTGAGTGGTGGCTACTCTGTTGACATAGGAGATGAAAAAGGAGGTGGACTATTTTCATATGAGGAACCAATGATTTCACACCAGCATTGTGAAATCAGAGCACGCCTGACACACTGACCAGGAGGTGATCGCGAGTGCCAAAGCTGGACTGCTGCATTATTACACTTTTAGAAAAAAGGGCCcttgtaaatatttttctgtactACTACAGATTTGTACCATTTTGGGGGgaattttgttacatttataaTTGGAGCAACATGTTCCTTTATGTTCTGGTTAGTTCCTACGGTGGAATGTTCTGCATTTTGTAAAAAGACAGTGAACCACTACATATGTTGGCAATActatattcaaattattttacaacACAAAAGTCTttctgggtttctttttttttgtatgaaggACATTTCTTCAGAAAGTGTTGGCTGTACTGAGGCAGAGATCGTCCAAAAGAACAAGCAACCCCTCTTGCTAAGACCACCCCACTTGAGGTGACATGTTTTTGGGACAGCTGACTGACTCATAAATCCTGTCGGGCAGATGCATTCTACTGGGCAACTAGAGTTACAAACAGGACGATAATCACACTGAATTCAACCCAAAACCATACTGCACTAGCCATctgtccatttttttctgtaactgtcattttattattttctgttaaacaaGACACATTACCAGTCTTATATGTGTTTTCTAGGTATCCTAGTTCTAGTTCTGTTTCAGCTGCAGATACAAAACCTGCTTTTCCGATAGCTCTTGTGTTTCACTGCCGCTGTACTGTCATGTTCAGACATGTATTGAGAATACTGTACTGCTTCAGAGATCctgcttgctttttttatttaaaaaaagaaagaaagaaacagttGCTGTCTGCTGTAACCCAATAAAATGCAGTCAATTTAAAGTTAGCATTGAGCCACTTGAGTGTTTTAGCACCTGCTGTAGCAGCACAAATCAGCTAGTCCTGCAGATTAGCTGGTTTTCTTTAACTTCTACACTTTCCTAAACTGGGAACATCAGGATTGTAAGGCCTACAATTTGGACAACATTAagattgtatgttttttttcagccattatTCACATCATTTTAACAGATTTAGATTCAACTGTTAAGACCAATGGGACAAACCTGAGTAGAACTCATCAATGCAGGAAGATTATTATTCATATGTAGGTAGTTGGATAAAGTATACCCATGTAACCCATGACTACTGAAGCCCATGaatttaatacttttttaaCAACAAACTTTTCACACCCTGTAGGTctcacagtactacaggacagaCTTAGcactgattggaggagaggccGATCACTCACTGATTATCTGAGTGGTATCATATGGACAACTAGTGCTTGTTGAAAGGAACTAATATAGTGGTAATTTAAAAGGCACCTTACTGCTGGTGGGGTGACACCTATCGTAGCCTACTGCTGCAGAATCATTCATAGTCGGCTAATAGTGAGGCAAATGTTGGGCCCAGCCTGCACTCTTGGGGAGTGCCTCTTCTGCCTGAGCCTGTAGAAGGGGATTTCCAATAcctgtttaaatgcattatcATTAGAACAATGGGGGGAAAGTGCAATGATGAAGCAAACCACAAGAAACATCCTGGGTTTGGGTAACTGGTGAATTGAGGCTGCACAAATCTTGTGCTTGCTGAATAAATTGGCTGTCTTTTTAAACACAGGTTTTCTATAAGATAAACATTTAATGGTAAAAGCAAACGGAGAGAACAGTAATATTTTAGGACCTAATTAAAAACTGGGGAATTGCAAGATAGACTATATGAAAATATGTGCCATCAATTTAAAGATGTATTCTTGGTATGTTTTTGCAGAGAAATACTATAAGGATTTGAACATAAGACGGCAGAACATAATCAGTCTCCtgtgaaagcattttaaaattcgTATTGTAGTTTGTATCAAAGATTTATTTAATCTCTTAGAAATGTAGTCACTGCAAGAAAGGTTGTTGAAAACTGCTCTAGActgttttaatataatatttaattttttgtagtGATTTAACAGCAGAGAGTCCTCATATAGGATAATTTACTTATATTCTGTCCAACCACTCATGGATTAAAAAGGGAAAGTGTAAACACACAGTCATTACTAGATAGTTTGCTATAGTTTTAAATTGGGTACCAGTAAGGTAAGTTAAGGATGGCATTTGGTCTTATGTTGCCTtcaacatggttttttttttcagaagtgtCACTGTTTTTCAGCACTTGAAATTATTTCAGTGCttcagtgtcatttttaaactatTAAGGAATGCCAGTGTATCACTGCTGCAGTCTTTATTAAGCCACTCTTTTCCAGATAGTGGAAAGTCATGTGATGGGCATCATTTGGCAGCTTATTGAGAGCTTggcttcctctcctctgctcctggcaaattgcataaaaagtgctttatGTGGGGATCCCAATGGTAATGCACTGGGCTGAGTTCACCCAACTGGACACTGCAAGGGTGAAGTAGATCCAGCTTAGTGCTGACCTTTTACCAATCAGATTCTGTGAAACACGTTTGCCGTTAAATCTTTGGTGGGCTGTATTCACATCATAATTTCTCGATTTctccacactcagaccagtGGGAGCTAACCGAAGGATTATGAAACAGCTAATACAATCATACAATGTCAACAAAAGCATTGAACAAGCCTGCAGCTGTGATACTAGTTTAAAAAATCTGCTTCCTGTAAACAgtccaaggaaaaaaaatgatacataaGCCTTGTGCTGCATCATGTCCATTTCAGTTATCCCGTGAAGATTGGAGGAAGAACCAAACTGAACTCCCCCCCATCTCAGTCCTCCCCTAGCTGGAAACTCTGACCCCAGTTttgcccctccacccccccccccccccccccacaccccacacccccactccctTTTGCTTTTGATTTCTAAACTCCTGCTTGGGAGATAGGACGCCAAAATCTGATACTTTGTCTTGTTTGCTGAGCAAAAGTCATGAGGTGAGACATCACAGAGGTATTTTTATGCTACATAACATCACACGAGTGGATGCTGGAACAGAAACTGTACGGGCTGTCAAAATTCCCAAATGTTGGTTTTTGTGCAGATGTTTCTGGGATCTCCTGAGGTGTTAATTGAGCTGTAGTCTGTATAGGGGGCTGTAATGTGTACACATCTTTACTTTTCTGACATTTA carries:
- the LOC135256560 gene encoding zinc fingers and homeoboxes protein 2-like, giving the protein MASRRKSTTPCMIRASEMVEQDDSDEIDTSADGVLENGSLEAMGSEDWALTKDCGSAGKEPTDQEKSEADVRPQRKLQGGYECKYCPFSTQNLNEFKEHVDSNHPNVILNPLYLCAVCNFNTKKFDSLTEHNEKCHPGESNFKFKRIKLNSQTILEQTIEGANSAVIYDATSPQNGEDLTTFPLSKSIAAKMGKPKTDGKRIFRKGDEVESQLDAFTAELPKKPIIAMNVPRTVIIPETTLKEGLSHIMPSLQRPPNFNLVPKIAVPLNTTKYNPSLDGNATLITSFNKFPYPTQAELSWLTAASKHPEEQIKVWFTTQRLKQGISWSPEEVEEARKKMFNGTIQPVQHTFTVLPAQLTQSAKASQSLFQTLPCHLLGQSSLVLTPVANGSPVTCAPIALTIANQVVQALKRPLAAPVVAPEVKRPTIIQSVQTPPKSASPTPSFSLDRKKTPDQITTLKASYSQSQFPDDKELYRLIEVTGLSRSEIKRWFSDQRYRNQKGILQPSNEFLPKDVLQKSVPTQFPLLERVKGKTTEQLKMLEESFQKTSFPTQAEIDHLVANTRLSKTEIDSWFSERRALRDNLEQALLNSMGSKKVDEEDLPQQRGSLNGVQEKESVSRASPLPIIAPASCPVPIDSRSLELLKDVFAQTQWPSPEEYNQLEVQTGLARTEIVRWFKDNRAALKNGTLEWMDHPQKQSSNGRNGQSSLTSAERAQSVLQQYFREVKTLSGEDVEKLSERSKLSSQEITDWFASKLIQNASEANKGDDQHRQAREGHGSCLKENEGMTNRNTGLEQELVSNAEGVMGEISGRVMG